Within Phycisphaerales bacterium, the genomic segment CTTCGGCCTGGGCGATTTCGCATTCGTGATGCGGGAACTGGTTCTCAAGACCACCGCCGTGGATGTCCAGCGTCGTCCCGATGTACTTCTGGCTCATGACCGAGCACTCGAGGTGCCATCCGGGATACCCCTCTCCCCAGGGGCTTGGCCAGCGCATGATGTGCCCGGGTTCGGCGCGTTTCCACAGTGCGAAATCCGCCGGGTGCCGTTTGTCGTCGTGTACCGCCACGCGCGCGCCGGCCTCCAACTCCGCCACGGTCCGTCCGCTCAGCTTGCCGTAGTCCGGCTTCGACGCTACCGAGAAATAAACCGATCCGTTCGCCTCGTAGGCATGCCCGCGCGCCAGTAGCGCCTGCGCGCATGCAATCTGCTCCGGAATGTGCGCAGCCGCACGCGGCATGATGTCCGGACGGGCGATATTCAGGGCGTCCATGTCCTCGAGATAGCTGCGCAAGTAGAGCTCAACGACCGCCATCGGGTGCAGGCCGCGGCGGCGGGACTCGGCCACCACCTTGTCCTCGCCGGCGTCCGCATCATCGGTGAGGTGGCCGACATCGGTGATGTTCTGCACATAGTTGACCAGGTAGCCGGAGTGCCGCAGCCACCGCACGATGACGTCGAAGCTGATGTAGCTCTTGGCGTGTCCGAGGTGACTATGGCCCCAGACGGTCGGGCCGCATACGTACATACCGACGCGGGGGGGCTCGAGGGGCTCGAAAGCCTCCATCCGCCGGCCGAGCGTGTTGAAGACGCGTAGTCCCATGGTGCCGCGATCCTCGTGAAGCTGGAACAAGCCCCGCATTCTAACAGACATCGCCGGAACTGGGGAACTGTGCGCGCATGCAGATCCGCGGGTTTGAGGGGCGCAGTGACGGCGGGTACGAGCCGGCTTGCTCGCACCCGCCGTCGCGCGTTTTCTACTACTTGCAGGGGGACGGCAAAAATTGTTTCCGCCAGCCCCGTTCCGATGCTGTGGGCCTACGGGCAGTGCGGCCACGCCTTCAATGCGGCGATGAACGGTGCAATGTCACTGAAGTTCACCACGCCGTCGGCGTTCAAATCACCACTGGCATACGGGCACGGCCCTGGCCAGTGATCCGGCCCACCCGCTTTGATCGCCGCGATGAACGGCGAGATATCCCCAAAGTTAACCGCTCCATCACAGTTCACATCGCCGGGTATCACCACTGGCAGGCCGAGGGTCCCGTCGGCGTTCACGTTCTGTACGAGGATATCACCGGCGCCGCTGCGGCTGTCAGACCACGCCAGCAGGGTGGTGCCGCCGCGGGTCCGCGCGGCCTGGAGGCGTGACTTGCCGCTGAGTGTGGACGACACCACCAACGGCGCACCCGTCGGCGCGCCGTTCCCATCCACCCGGATCCCGACGAGTTGGGCAGCGCCCGAACGGTCAGAGTAGACCACCATGGCGCCGTCACCAGCCAGCACCACCTGCAGGTTGCTCGGCTGGTTCGCGCTGAAGGGAACGTACTCCACGCCCGTGTCGCCCCACGCCCGGGTACCATCCGCCAGCAGTTTCTGGCCGTACACGGCCCATTGGCTCTGGTTCGAGTTGGCCATCGGCCAGAAGAGGAAGGTTTCCCCCGTGGCTGCGTTGTACGCTGCCGCCGAACCAATCGCGATCTTTCCGGGGTCGGGGACTGCGCCCGACACGCCCCCATGCGGCCAGAGCTCGATCCCGTCGGTGTCAACGCGTTGCGCGTAGGCGAGGCGGCTGCCGCCGGTTTCGTACCAACTGAAAACCGCGCCACCTTCGCTGTCACTCGACCCCGTCGGAAAGTAACCGTTCTGCACGCTGTTGGCGTCGAACACGACTGTCGGGCCGGCGCCTTGCAGCGTTCCGTCCGACAGGATCTTCTGCGCGTACAGATGCTTGTTGCTGAAAATCTGCGTGCCTGTCCAGCG encodes:
- a CDS encoding cysteine--tRNA ligase; the encoded protein is MGLRVFNTLGRRMEAFEPLEPPRVGMYVCGPTVWGHSHLGHAKSYISFDVIVRWLRHSGYLVNYVQNITDVGHLTDDADAGEDKVVAESRRRGLHPMAVVELYLRSYLEDMDALNIARPDIMPRAAAHIPEQIACAQALLARGHAYEANGSVYFSVASKPDYGKLSGRTVAELEAGARVAVHDDKRHPADFALWKRAEPGHIMRWPSPWGEGYPGWHLECSVMSQKYIGTTLDIHGGGLENQFPHHECEIAQAEAATGQCFVRYWLHNNMCTLNGQKMGKSLGNAISLKQIFAEGHPLLEQTLEPAVVRHFVLTSHYRAPLDFSNEALRATETGSYKLRDTLAELTRAAARAASATPRATIRTALDQTRTRFAEAMNDDFNTAAALAGVFELARQVGGWAREGAGREDLLAAEALLHTLTGNVLGLRWHATEAGTSGERDALIQLLVEVRKEARTAKNFALSDLIRDRLRTLDVELKDGPHGTTW